The following coding sequences are from one Leptolyngbya sp. NIES-3755 window:
- a CDS encoding hypothetical protein (conserved hypothetical protein;~similar to AA sequence:cyanobase_aa:LBDG_21930), giving the protein MFPILPISPFAQLPTRVPILPPPIVAPQPTNQETLPPQESIPPQEFIETQEIRPLPGKLDDIPVFNSNSPEVVLTEGILLSTFPPTGMRVPSAHLNYAFNGRFDIFAHHISRASNPSQTRSLFQGIVIYNPNDQPVQVDISQAATYLTRPDALFIDLPSYVEDPIGTVFAGPGSRVVSDILRGRRQGNLPTVMVIPPKQAQMLMNLPIPAGTVTPTSNGRSTLMRLFSNAPVYVATLAMFAPLNPNRTERVPTIEEWLNLLVNAGVAGPRDIPPTPPNSKSTNITYGRVAGVSKGSEWRTAITDNRKDYLSIPNPGRAFSYGLSTLEQGTFATGQIQSAPMLVRYSDTAHLANGNYATHYILTLPLRNTTRQPQTISLSIETPIKQDRSRNELVFLNPPDPRIFFRGTVRLRYLNDRSVPQTRFIHLVQRRGQKGEPLLNLTLPPGATRSIEVDFLYPPDATPPQLLTIRTLSR; this is encoded by the coding sequence ATGTTCCCGATCTTGCCCATCTCTCCTTTTGCCCAGCTTCCCACACGAGTCCCGATCCTTCCCCCTCCGATCGTCGCTCCCCAGCCCACCAACCAGGAAACACTCCCCCCTCAAGAGAGTATCCCTCCCCAAGAATTCATCGAAACCCAAGAGATTCGCCCCCTCCCCGGCAAACTCGACGACATCCCCGTCTTCAACAGCAACAGCCCCGAAGTCGTTCTAACCGAAGGAATCCTACTCTCAACCTTTCCTCCCACCGGAATGCGCGTTCCTTCAGCGCACCTAAATTACGCCTTCAACGGTCGCTTCGACATCTTCGCCCATCACATCTCAAGAGCCAGCAATCCCAGCCAAACGCGATCGCTCTTTCAAGGCATCGTCATCTACAACCCGAACGACCAACCCGTTCAAGTTGACATTTCCCAAGCCGCAACCTATCTCACCCGCCCCGATGCCCTCTTTATTGATCTTCCTTCCTACGTCGAAGATCCAATCGGAACGGTCTTCGCAGGACCCGGAAGCCGAGTCGTCAGCGATATCTTGCGCGGACGAAGGCAAGGCAACCTCCCAACCGTCATGGTCATCCCACCAAAGCAAGCCCAAATGCTGATGAATCTCCCGATTCCAGCAGGAACCGTCACCCCCACTTCAAACGGTCGCTCTACATTAATGCGTCTCTTCAGCAACGCCCCTGTCTATGTCGCTACTCTCGCCATGTTCGCCCCCCTCAATCCCAACCGAACCGAGCGAGTTCCCACGATCGAAGAATGGCTCAACCTCCTAGTCAATGCTGGAGTTGCCGGACCCAGAGACATTCCCCCCACGCCACCAAATTCCAAAAGTACCAACATCACCTACGGTCGCGTCGCTGGAGTCTCCAAAGGTTCCGAATGGCGTACAGCCATCACCGATAATCGCAAAGACTACCTCAGCATTCCAAATCCCGGTCGCGCCTTCTCTTACGGTCTAAGTACACTAGAGCAAGGAACCTTTGCCACCGGACAAATTCAAAGCGCTCCTATGCTCGTGCGCTATTCCGACACAGCCCACCTCGCCAACGGCAACTATGCGACGCACTACATTCTCACACTACCCCTGCGAAACACCACTCGCCAACCCCAAACCATTTCACTCTCGATCGAAACTCCGATCAAACAAGACCGCAGCCGCAACGAGCTTGTCTTTCTCAATCCCCCTGATCCTCGAATCTTCTTCCGAGGCACAGTCCGTCTTCGATATCTTAACGATCGCTCCGTTCCCCAAACCCGCTTCATTCACCTAGTCCAACGTCGCGGTCAAAAAGGTGAACCCCTACTCAATCTAACTCTGCCACCCGGAGCAACACGATCGATTGAAGTTGACTTCCTCTATCCACCCGATGCCACTCCTCCCCAACTTCTCACTATCCGCACTTTAAGCCGTTAA
- a CDS encoding MORN repeat-containing protein (similar to AA sequence:cyanobase_aa:LBDG_21940) translates to MVQVCLGMKGFRIWARSMKGAFGFVLSITSVGVLVGFAEAVGAAPKNSDYCEGRLQDGWLTGVYSCLFPSGSRFQGNLRKSEREGQGVFIFPDGSRCEGTFQDNLLNGRGVCRFASGNRYEGEFRQNVREGQGVFIYRDGTRCEGSFRQNAMNGFGRCTFPSGNRYEGSFQNNVRQGRGVFVYANGTRCEGEFRQNVMNGFGVCVYPNGDRYEGSFQNNQRSGRGTYIFANGRRSQGIWRNGNLPQVRPPQARPNPRPRPRSAPRRPSR, encoded by the coding sequence ATGGTTCAGGTTTGTTTGGGTATGAAGGGTTTCAGGATTTGGGCGCGATCGATGAAAGGCGCGTTCGGTTTTGTTTTATCGATCACCAGTGTTGGTGTTTTGGTTGGGTTTGCTGAGGCGGTGGGTGCGGCTCCGAAAAATAGTGATTATTGTGAGGGGCGATTGCAGGATGGCTGGCTCACAGGAGTTTATTCCTGCTTGTTTCCGAGTGGGAGTCGGTTTCAGGGGAATTTACGGAAGTCTGAACGGGAAGGACAAGGGGTATTTATTTTTCCAGATGGGTCGCGGTGTGAGGGGACTTTTCAGGACAATTTGTTGAATGGGCGAGGGGTTTGTCGGTTTGCGAGTGGGAATCGCTATGAGGGGGAGTTTCGGCAGAATGTCCGAGAAGGGCAAGGGGTGTTTATTTATCGAGATGGGACGCGGTGCGAAGGGAGTTTTCGACAGAATGCAATGAATGGATTTGGACGGTGTACGTTTCCGAGTGGGAATCGGTATGAGGGATCATTTCAAAATAACGTGCGGCAGGGGCGTGGTGTGTTTGTTTATGCGAATGGGACGCGGTGTGAAGGGGAGTTTCGGCAGAATGTAATGAATGGATTTGGGGTTTGTGTGTATCCGAATGGCGATCGATATGAGGGGTCGTTTCAGAATAATCAGCGGAGTGGGCGAGGAACTTATATTTTTGCGAATGGGCGGCGATCGCAGGGAATTTGGAGAAATGGAAATTTGCCGCAGGTGCGACCGCCTCAAGCTCGACCGAATCCGCGCCCACGTCCTCGATCGGCTCCACGTCGTCCTAGTCGGTGA